From the genome of Methanofollis sp. UBA420:
TTCGGCGGTCGCCGCGGGCGGTGACGATGCACGGGTCACCCTGCTCGACGCTTCCGGAAGTGTCGTATGGCAGAAGAATGCACAGGCGACCGTGAACAGTGTCTCTATCGCACCTGATGGGACGGCGGTCGGCGCCGCCGCCTCTGATAACAGGGTCTATCTCTACAACAGGTCGGGCGACCTCAGGTGGAGTGCGGTGCTGCCCGGCCGCGCCTATGCCGTTGCCGTCGCCAAAGGCGGGGAATACGTCGCCGCCGGGTGTTCGGACGACAGGGTCTATCTCTTCGATGAAGAAGGCAACACCCTCTGGTCATACCAGACAGAAGGTGATGTCTTCGGGGTCTCCGTGACACCGAACGGGACTTTCGTCGCAGCGGGTTCACAGGACGACAAAGTCTACCTCTTCGCACGGGACGGTTCCCCCCTCTGGTCGCAGGCGGCCCGCGCGGACGTACTTGGGGTCTCGATTTCTCCTGACGAAACCTTTGTAGCAGCGGGATCGGCCGATACGCGTGTCATCCTCTTCGATGCAAACGGCACACTCCTCTGGAGCGTACCGATGACGGGGTCGGTCACGGCCGTGTCGGCGAGCGAGCGCGGGGAGAAGATCGCCGCAGGGTCTCTCGACCAGAATATCTATATCCTGGACAGGACAGGCTCGGCGATCCTGAGCAAAGTGATCGGGTCGGCGGTGCGGGGAGTGGCCCTCACCCCAGATGGTACCACTTTCGCCATCGCAACATCAGGTGGTGAGGTCAGTCGCTACACCACCGCGCCGGAGCCCACCCCGACGCCGACCACTACCGTCACCACCACGCCGACGACCGCACGTATAACCGGATCGCTTGCAATCTCCTCGGTGCCGGCGGGCGCGGCCGTCCACATCGACAACCTCTATGTGGGCAGGACGCC
Proteins encoded in this window:
- a CDS encoding PQQ-binding-like beta-propeller repeat protein, which codes for MKKENIARALLLATFLCLLCGTAAAAEESPDWTYTTQGILRGVAVSADGSAVAAGGDDARVTLLDASGSVVWQKNAQATVNSVSIAPDGTAVGAAASDNRVYLYNRSGDLRWSAVLPGRAYAVAVAKGGEYVAAGCSDDRVYLFDEEGNTLWSYQTEGDVFGVSVTPNGTFVAAGSQDDKVYLFARDGSPLWSQAARADVLGVSISPDETFVAAGSADTRVILFDANGTLLWSVPMTGSVTAVSASERGEKIAAGSLDQNIYILDRTGSAILSKVIGSAVRGVALTPDGTTFAIATSGGEVSRYTTAPEPTPTPTTTVTTTPTTARITGSLAISSVPAGAAVHIDNLYVGRTPVTVPNIEAGNHTVLLELRDHDTWSGTFSVEAGVTATVNATLVPSTTPATTTPTRAAALPLTALAGVGIAVVLLMMRRQ